From a single Ficedula albicollis isolate OC2 unplaced genomic scaffold, FicAlb1.5 N00314, whole genome shotgun sequence genomic region:
- the TMPRSS12 gene encoding transmembrane protease serine 12 isoform X1, with protein MHLCGGVLLSRRAVLTAGHCVDGRTDPCSWRAVLGAHNLQKHGPFTARRRIRRIIVHSQFKRETFENDVALFELRSAVRYSLYIQPMCLPPAALAPQLESNSSDCYISGWGRTAEKGTVTIEKQKSRCSGVLLLMLLLQNPRQTQVLKPLTHIGNRQGKTSSVLKEAQVGILPPSLCNSSQGYAGLVDHRALCAGAWAGGTDTCQGDSGGPLVCYQPDTDKYFLVGIASFGVGCGRPRYPGIYVRLSQYRPWIKAKLLLINQAQNPLSSTLSILLALAHTVLAHVV; from the exons ATGCACCTGTGCGGGGGCGTGCTGCTGAGCCGCAGGGCCGTGCTGACCGCCGGGCACTGCGTGGACGGCCGCAC GGACCCGTGCTCCTGGCGCGCCGTTCTGGGCGCGCACAACCTGCAGAAGCACGGCCCGTTCACGGCCCGGAGGAGGATCAGGAGGATCATCGTGCACTCGCAGTTCAAGCGGGAGACCTTCGAGAACGACGTGGCGCTGTTCGAGCTGCGGTCGGCCGTGCGCTACAGCCTCTACATCCAGCCCATGTGCCTGCCCCCCGCCGCCCTGGCGCCGCAGCTGGAGAGCAACAGCTCCGACTGCTACATCAGCGGCTGGGGCCGCACGGCCGAGAAGGGTACTGTTACAATCGAGAAACAAAAGTCGCGGTGTTCAGGTGTATTGTTGTTGATGCTCCTTCTGCAAAATCCGCGTCAAACCCAAGTCTTGAAACCTTTAACCCACATTGGGAACAGGCAGG GTAAAACCTCCTCTGTGCTGAAAGAAGCCCAAGTGGGaatcctccctcccagcctgtgcaACAGCTCCCAGGGCTACGCGGGGCTCGTGGACCACAGAGCGCTGTGCGCCGGCGCCTGGGCCGGGGGCACCGACACCTGCCAG GGTGACAGCGGGGGTCCCCTGGTGTGTTACCAGCCCGACACTGACAAGTATTTCCTGGTTGGCATCGCCAGCTTCGGCGTGGGCTGCGGCCGCCCCCGCTACCCCGGCATCTACGTGCGCCTGTCCCAGTACAGACCATGGATAAaagcaaaactgctgctgatTAACCAGGCTCAGAACCCCCTGAGCAGCAccctcagcatcctcctggcTCTGGCACACACAGTGCTGGCACACGTTGTGTAG
- the ATF1 gene encoding cyclic AMP-dependent transcription factor ATF-1 isoform X2: MSLRGSAPLTVVQLPGEQVQVQGVIQTAQSSSVIHSPQVQTVQVSSLSESEDSQDSSDSIGSSQKARGILARRPSYRKILKDLSSEDTRDRKGDEESPGVSTVTSMSVPTPIYQTSTGQYIAIAANGLQLPGADGVQGLQTLSVAGASQPGTILQYAQTSDGQQILVPSNQVVVQTASGDMQTYQIRSTASSSSLPQTVVMTSPVTLTSQSSKTDDPQLKREIRLMKNREAARECRRKKKEYVKCLENRVAVLENQNKTLIEELKTLKDLYCHKSV, encoded by the exons ATGTCTCTCAGAGGTTCTGCTCCCCTCACAGTGGTTCAGCTTCCTGGAGAGCAGGTGCAGGTGCAGGGGGTGATTCAGACAGCTCAGTCCTCCTCTGTGATCCACTCCCCGCAGGTGCAAACCGTGCAG GTATCTTCCCTGTCTGAGAGTGAGGATTCTCAGGACTCCTCAGACAGCATTGGCTCCTCACAGAAGGCTCGAGGCATCTTGGCTCGTCGTCCATCCTACAG aaaaattttgaaagatcTTTCTTCAGAAGACACACGGGATAGAAAAGGAGATGAGGAAAGTCCTGGGGTCTCCACTGTCACCTCCATGTCTGTCCCCACACCCATCTACCAGACAAGCACTGGACAGTACA TTGCCATCGCTGCCAACGGGCTGCAGCTGCCGGGGGCAGACggggtgcaggggctgcagaCCCTGAGCGTGGCCGGCGCCTCCCAGCCCGGCACCATCCTGCAGTACGCCCAGACCTCGGACGGGCAGCAGATCCTGGTGCCCAGCAACCAGGTGGTGGTGCAGA ctgcctctggggACATGCAGACCTACCAGATCCGCAGCAcggccagcagctcctccctgccccagacCGTGGTGATGACCTCCCCTGTCACCCTGacctcccagagcagcaagaCAGACGATCCCCAGCTGAAAAGGGAGATCAGGCTGATGAAGAACAG AGAAGCTGCCAGGGAGTGCCGtaggaagaagaaggaatatGTGAAATGTTTGGAAAATCGAGTGGCAGTCCTGGAAAATCAGAACAAAACTCTAATTGAAGAGCTAAAAACTTTGAAAGATCTGTACTGTCATAAAAGTGTGTAA
- the TMPRSS12 gene encoding transmembrane protease serine 12 isoform X2 yields the protein MHLCGGVLLSRRAVLTAGHCVDGRTDPCSWRAVLGAHNLQKHGPFTARRRIRRIIVHSQFKRETFENDVALFELRSAVRYSLYIQPMCLPPAALAPQLESNSSDCYISGWGRTAEKGKTSSVLKEAQVGILPPSLCNSSQGYAGLVDHRALCAGAWAGGTDTCQGDSGGPLVCYQPDTDKYFLVGIASFGVGCGRPRYPGIYVRLSQYRPWIKAKLLLINQAQNPLSSTLSILLALAHTVLAHVV from the exons ATGCACCTGTGCGGGGGCGTGCTGCTGAGCCGCAGGGCCGTGCTGACCGCCGGGCACTGCGTGGACGGCCGCAC GGACCCGTGCTCCTGGCGCGCCGTTCTGGGCGCGCACAACCTGCAGAAGCACGGCCCGTTCACGGCCCGGAGGAGGATCAGGAGGATCATCGTGCACTCGCAGTTCAAGCGGGAGACCTTCGAGAACGACGTGGCGCTGTTCGAGCTGCGGTCGGCCGTGCGCTACAGCCTCTACATCCAGCCCATGTGCCTGCCCCCCGCCGCCCTGGCGCCGCAGCTGGAGAGCAACAGCTCCGACTGCTACATCAGCGGCTGGGGCCGCACGGCCGAGAAGG GTAAAACCTCCTCTGTGCTGAAAGAAGCCCAAGTGGGaatcctccctcccagcctgtgcaACAGCTCCCAGGGCTACGCGGGGCTCGTGGACCACAGAGCGCTGTGCGCCGGCGCCTGGGCCGGGGGCACCGACACCTGCCAG GGTGACAGCGGGGGTCCCCTGGTGTGTTACCAGCCCGACACTGACAAGTATTTCCTGGTTGGCATCGCCAGCTTCGGCGTGGGCTGCGGCCGCCCCCGCTACCCCGGCATCTACGTGCGCCTGTCCCAGTACAGACCATGGATAAaagcaaaactgctgctgatTAACCAGGCTCAGAACCCCCTGAGCAGCAccctcagcatcctcctggcTCTGGCACACACAGTGCTGGCACACGTTGTGTAG